In a single window of the Zea mays cultivar B73 chromosome 5, Zm-B73-REFERENCE-NAM-5.0, whole genome shotgun sequence genome:
- the LOC103625734 gene encoding uncharacterized protein isoform X1, with the protein MYFSIWRLEREQQRETDVEENHRSNWLGLRLGIWQTGCVSTKIQNSLDQKLQLPIVVKGLVLRTLDKVSCCYKVLCIPGECLINLGADLLVFFKRELPSFLNNSDRGRRQPDCGC; encoded by the exons ATGTATTTCTCAATTTGGAGACTGGAGAGAGAACAACAGAGAGAAACTGATGTTGAGGAGAACCATAGAAGTAATTGGTTAGGCTTGAGATTAGGAATTTGGCAAACAG GTTGTGTTTCTACGAAGATCCAAAATTCCTTGgaccaaaagcttcagcttccaaTAGTCG TTAAGGGCCTTGTACTGCGAACTCTGGACAAAGTTTCATGCTGCTACAAAG TGCTCTGCATACCTGGTGAGTGTTTAATCAATCTCGGTGCTGATTTGTTAGTTTTCTTTAAGAG GGAGTTGCCGAGCTTTCTCAACAATAGCGATCGTGGAAGGCGTCAACCAGATTGTGGATGTTGA
- the LOC103625734 gene encoding uncharacterized protein isoform X2, whose protein sequence is MYFSIWRLEREQQRETDVEENHRSNWLGLRLGIWQTGCVSTKIQNSLDQKLQLPIVVKGLVLRTLDKVSCCYKGSCRAFSTIAIVEGVNQIVDVETILSTFGSKL, encoded by the exons ATGTATTTCTCAATTTGGAGACTGGAGAGAGAACAACAGAGAGAAACTGATGTTGAGGAGAACCATAGAAGTAATTGGTTAGGCTTGAGATTAGGAATTTGGCAAACAG GTTGTGTTTCTACGAAGATCCAAAATTCCTTGgaccaaaagcttcagcttccaaTAGTCG TTAAGGGCCTTGTACTGCGAACTCTGGACAAAGTTTCATGCTGCTACAAAG GGAGTTGCCGAGCTTTCTCAACAATAGCGATCGTGGAAGGCGTCAACCAGATTGTGGATGTTGAAACTATTCTATCTACTTTTGGATCTAAGTTATAG